Below is a genomic region from Deinococcus koreensis.
TCCGGTAGTGTAGCGGTTAGCATATCTGCCTGTCACGCAGAAGGTCGCGGGTTCAAATCCCGTCCGGACCGCCAGAGAAGAAGCGAGGTGAACGCCTCGCTTTTTTCGTTGTGCAGGGCAGCGGGCAGCAGCAAGAAACCACAGTCAGCTGGGTGGTGGAGATGGTGACGCTGCAGGCGATCCCTCTGCTGTGCAGCTTTGCGAGTCTCCTGGGAAGGGAGGCAAGGAGAGCCCAACTGGCACGTTCTTGGCTCCCTTTGAGGGGAGCAGAATGAGAGCTTCGCCCACCGCCCAGACGTCGAGTCCCCAACCTGCGACTTTGCAGTCGTCCTGGAGCGCGAGCAGGGGGCATCCGTCTCCGGGTGGACGGCGCCGGTGCTGATGAGGTCGGTCGCTGACAGATGCGCTGTCCACGCCAGGGCTTGTGTGGACTCCGCAGCTTGGAAGGACGAGCGGTGCCCTCCCCACCGCCCGGCCGACGCTCCAGATCGGGCCTTTCTCACACTTCAACGGCAACCGGCATGACCACCAGGGGGCTGTCCATGCCGTATCATTTGCGCCGGTTTCGCACGGCGTCCGTTGAGTGCCCACAGCTCTCCGAACCCCGCGCACGGCGAGCCTATCCCCAAGTCGGAGGAGGACGCCCGAAGTGACTGCCACCAATCCCCTGAATACCCCGTTCACCACTGTCGACGCTGCCGAGCTGTACCAGGTGCCCAACTGGAGCGGCGGCTGGTTCCGCGTCTCCGAGAAAGGCGCCGTGGAGGTGACGCCCAGCCCCGGCCTGCACGCCCCGCTGCGATCGATCGTCGACGAGATCGTCGAGCGCGGCGAGAGCCTGCCCGTGATCCTGCGCTTCCCGCAGGTCATCACCGGGCGCGTCAAGCACCTCAACGAGTCCTTCCAGGCCGCCATTCAGGAGTACGGCTACGGCGGGCACTACCAGGGCGTCTTTCCCATCAAGGTCAACCAGCGCCGGGTGGTCGTGGAGTCGGTGGCTGCCGCCGGCTACGACTACGCGCACGGCCTGGAGGCCGGCTCCAAGGCCGAGCTGGCGCTGTGCCTGGCCCAGAAGATGCACCCGGACGCCCTGCTGTGCTGCAACGGCTTCAAGGACGACGGCTTCATCAAGCTCGCGCTGTGGGGCCGCACGCTGGGCAAGAACGTCGTCATTACCATCGAGAAGTACTCCGAACTCGACCGCATCCTCAAGCAGGCCAAGGCGCTGGGGGTGCGCCCGGCCATGGGCGTGCGCTTCAAGCTGCACGCGCGCGGTTCGGGGCAGTGGGAGGAATCCGGCGGGGATCAAGCGAAGTTCGGGCTGAACGCCTACGAACTGCTGCGGGTCGTGGAGCGGCTGCGCGAAGAGGACATGCTCGACACGCTGGTCATGCTGCACACCCACATCGGCTCGCAGATCACCGACATCCGCCGCGTCAAGGTCGCCGTGCGCGAGGCCACCCAGACCTACGCGGGATTGGTCGCGGCCGGCGCGCAGCTCAAGTACCTGAACGTGGGCGGCGGCCTGGGCGTCGATTACGACGGCTCCAAGACGACCTTCTACGCCTCCATGAACTACACCGTCAAGGAGTACGCCGCCGACATCGTGTACACCGTGCAGGAGGTGTGCAAGGCCCGGTCGGTGCCCGATCCGGTGATCGTCTCGGAGTCGGGGCGCGCCCTGACGGCCCACCACGCGGTGCTGATCATGCCCGTGGTGGACGTGACCGGCCCCACCCGCGACCTCGAAGACCTGGCGCCGGCCGATGAGAACAGCCACCAGATCGTCAAGGACATGGAAGAGATCCTGGTGAACATCACCGGGCGCAACTACCGCGAGTCCTACAACGACGCGGTGGGCGACAAGCAGACGCTGCACAACCTCTTCGACCTGGGCTACGTGACCCTGCCCGACCGGGCGCGCGGCGAGGCGCTGTTCAACGCCATCCTGCGCAAGATCGCCAAGCTGATCCAGCACGAGAAGTACGTGCCCGACGAACTGGAGGATCTGCAGAAAGTCCTGGCCGACAAGTACATCTGCAACTTCTCGCTGTTCCAGAGCCTGCCGGACAACTGGGCCATCCAGGCGCTCTTTCCCATCGTGCCGCTCGACCGGCTGAACGAGAAGCCCACCCGGCAGGCGACCATCGTGGACATCACCTGCGACAGTGATGGCAAGATCGAGAAGTTCATCGACCTGCGCGACGTGAAAGCCACGCTGCCCCTGCACGAGCCCGGCGACCGCCCCTACTACCTGGGCGCTTTCCTGATGGGCGCCTACCAGGACGTGCTGGGTAGCGCCCACAACCTGTTCGGCAAGGTCAGCGAGGCCCACGTGACCGTGCGGCCCGGCGGGCGCTTCAACATCGACCTCTTCGTGCGCGGCCAGAAGGCGCGGCGAATGATCGAGTCGATGGGCTACGAGGAACCCATGCTGCGCGACGCCATCGAGGATCAGGCCGACGCTGCCCTCAAGACCAAGACCCTGGCGCCCGGCCAGGAACAGGAACTGCTGGAGGACTACGGCGAGGAACTGCTGGGCTACACCTATCTGGAGTACGAGGAAAGCTGAGCGTCTGCCCGTGCGGGCGGGGTGGAACCGAAACCCAGCCCGCTGATGCCCAACCTCATTCTCTTGAGCACAGGACTGGCCCCTCGCTTTCCGGGAGGGGCCAGATGTGTGGACTCAGGATTTATGCGACGGCGCGAATGGAGGGCTCATCCCCAGCGGACAGGTCGTCCCTGGCCCCCCTGTCCAGCAGGCGCAGGTACTCGCGGTTCACCTCACGCTCCTCGTGCGTCAGCGACAGGAAGCTCAGCAACATGATCAGCAGGGTCACAGCGGCCATGAGCAGGATGAGGGTCATGCCTCAGTGTCCTCGGGCGCTCGCCCCGGCAGATCAGGGCCATCTCAAGACATGCAGAGCAGATGTTGGGCGAAACTCAAAGGAATCTTGAGCGGAACTTAAAAACTGACGGCCGGGTCAGTTCAGCGGGTCGCGGTGCCCGGAAGCTCGACGACCTGCACGGGAATGGGCTCGCCGAACTGCGGGTACTTGCGGGCCTTGCCGGGTTCGCCGCGCCCGCACAGCACCGTGATCTGGGGCAGACCATAGGGCGTGGCCTCGGCGACCGCCAGGCGGCCGGTCTCGTGGGCGCCCAGGTCGATATAGAGGTGGTTGCCCACCCGGGCCGGCGACTGCACCGGCGTGTGCCCGTGGACGCTGTAGGTGACCCCCGGCGGCATGGGGAAGGGGCCTTCGAAGGGCCGCAGCCACAGCGCGGCCGAGTTCGGCGTGGAGTGATCCGGATGATGCACCGGCGGCGAGGCGTGGGCGACCAGCAGGCTGGGCGTGGTCGGCGGCTCGTCGTGGACGACGTTGTCGGCCGTGATGTACACCACCGGCTTGAGATCCTGCAAGTAGGCCTCCAGCGCGGGGGGGAACTTCTCCAGCGTCAGGCCTCCCAGTTCGCTGCGTACCGTGTCGCCGCCCGCCCGCATCCACCACTGGTAGCCCTCCATGGCGCGGCGGTAGTCGCCCAGATCGTGGGTGCCCTGGTAGCGGCGGTACCACTTGATGCCCTCCTGCGCCATGCGCTCGTGGTTGCCCATCAGCAGCGTGGCGCGGCCCGCGGCCCTGAGTTCCATCAGCATGTCCACCGTGGTCATGGAGCGCGTCCCCCGGTCGATGGCGTCGCCCAGGCACACCAGATGGGCGTCGGGGTAGCGGTCGAGCACGGCCCGCAGCAGATCGGGACGCCCGTGCAGGTCGGGCACGATCAGAACCTGGCGGTTCATGCCCCGGCCCCTGGGTCGATCTCGTCGCTGAAGTCCAGCAGCGTCTGCTTGGAGCGCTCGCGCATGAGCCGCGCGCCGTCGGGGGCGGGCGTAAAGCTCACGCCGGCCGGGGAGACCTGCACCCGGTAGGCCGCCCCGTCGGCCGCGCCGGGCAGCCACTCGGCGGGCAGCTGGAAGGTGCGGCCCTGGCTGTCCTCGACGTCGGCCAGGCCGGAATCCTCGTCCAGAACGTCGATCACCAGAAGCTGCTGCGGGTCGTGTGGGGCCACCATGGCCGTCATGGTAGCGCTGGCCTCCTTACAGTTTCTGCACCCGGCCGCGCGCTGCCCAGGCGGCGTCACGGGGCTGCATCTATCGGCGGATGTGGCTCATGGCGGGGGACGATACGCTGCCCCAATGACCCGTTCCCTGACCCGCCGCCGCTTCCTGCGTGCCCTGACGGGAGGTGGACTGACCCTCGCCGCTGCGGGTGGCCTGGGGGTCGCCCAGGCGCAGACCCTCGGCCTGACCTCCCACACCCGGCCCCTGCCCGGCCTGCGCGCCCCGGTGCGGGTGGCCTTCCTGAGCGACCTGCATTTCGGCCTGTACGTGGGGCCTGGGCAGGTGCGCCGCTGGGTCGAGGCCACCATGAGTGCCCGGCCCGACCTGATCCTGCTGGGCGGCGATCAGCTCGACCGCCGCGCCGACCAGGGCGCGGCCGACCTGCTCTCGGAACTGGCCCGGCTGCGCGCTCCGCTGGGCGTGTACGGCGTGTGGGGCAACCACGATTACGGCAGTTTCGGACGGTACGCCAGCGTCTATTACGGGGCGGCCCGCGACGACTGGAGTCCCCGGCGTTCGGCGCTGGAGGAGGAATTCCGCCGCTCCGGCGTCCCCATCCTCCGCAATCAGGGCGTGACCCTGCGGGACGACCTGCACCTGGGCGGCGTGGACGACCTGTGGAACGGTACCCCCGATGTGCACAGGGCGCTGGCGGGCGCGGGGGAGAGGGCCACCATCCTGGTCAGCCACAATCCGGACGTGCTGCCTGATCTGCCCCGGCCCGCCGGCCTGGTGCTGTCGGGGCACACCCACGGCGGTCAGGTGCGCCTGCCACTGCTCGGCGCGCCGGTCGTGCCCAGCCGCTACGGGCAGCGCTACGCGATGGGCTGGGTGGAGGGCGCCCACGCCACGCCCGCCTATGTCAGCCGGGGCCTGGGCACCAGCGGCATTCCGCTGCGGAACCTGTGCCCGCCCGAGATCGTGCTGCTCACCCTGCACCCGGCCTGAGGCCCGGAAAATGGGATTGGTCGCCACGTCTTCACGCCCAGCCTTCCCTGTCCACGCCCTCTGCCCGGACGACCAGGGCAGCCGGAGAGGCCAGGGAAGCCGAACCTGTCTCCCGTGGCACGAGAGAAGCGATTTAGTTGCTTCGCTATGCAAGTACTTTCCTGATGCCGTCCTGAACCCCATCGACCCACACGTTATAAACAAATTTCAAGGCGCCCTCGACTGGGCCTGTAAGCTGCCCTCAGTGGCCCGCCCGGTGCGGGCCCGCTGGTTTCCCGGCCGGTTTCACTGCCGCGCCCCTCAGTGAGATCCCACCGTGAGATGGAGTGCCCCTATGGATACGAACGAACAGCAGCAGCAGCCACAGGCCCAGATCCATGCCACATCCGCCTCCTTGTCCAATGCCACCGTGTCCAGCGCCACTGTGACCAGCGCTGCCGAGCGCCTTGCCGCCCAGACCCACGGCCTGTACCGGGGCCAGGAGCACGACGCCTGCGGGGTGGGCTTCGTGGCCCACATCAAGGGCTATAGAAATCACTCGATCATCACCCAGGGCCTGAAGATCCTGGAAAACCTCGACCACCGGGGCGCCGTGGGGGCCGACGCACTGATGGGTGACGGCGCGGGCATCCTGATCCAGATTCCCGACGAGTTCTACCGTGCCGAGTTCGCCGAGCGCGGGGTGACGCTGCCGCCGCCCGGCGACTACGGCGTGGGCATGATCTTCCTGCCCAAGGAGATGGCCTCGCGCCGCGCCTGCGAGCAGGAACTGGAGCGCGCCGTGGTGGCCGAGGGCCAGCTCGTGCTGGGCTGGCGCGACGTGCCGGTCGACCGCGAGATGCCCATGAGCCCCACGGTCAAGGACAAGGAGCCGGTGATCCGGCAGGTGTTCATCGGCGCCGGTCCCGATACGCTGGTGCCCGACGCGCTGGAGCGCAAGCTGTACGTGATCCGCCGCCGGGCGTCGAACGCCATCCGCGCGCTGGCCTTCACGCACGGGGCGGAGTATTACGTGCCCTCCATGTCGTGCCGCACGGTGATCTACAAGGGCCTGCTGCTGGCCAATCAGGTGGGGCAGTACTACCTGGACTTGCAGGACGAGCGGGTGGTGTCGGCCCTGGCGCTGGTGCACCAGCGCTTTTCCACCAACACCTTCCCGGAGTGGCCGCTGGCGCACCCCTACCGCATGGTGGCCCACAACGGCGAGATCAACACGGTCAAGGGCAACTTCAACTGGATGCGCGCCCGCGAGGGCATCATGGCCTCGCCCGTGCTGGGCGACGACCTGAAGAAGCTC
It encodes:
- a CDS encoding metallophosphoesterase; the encoded protein is MNRQVLIVPDLHGRPDLLRAVLDRYPDAHLVCLGDAIDRGTRSMTTVDMLMELRAAGRATLLMGNHERMAQEGIKWYRRYQGTHDLGDYRRAMEGYQWWMRAGGDTVRSELGGLTLEKFPPALEAYLQDLKPVVYITADNVVHDEPPTTPSLLVAHASPPVHHPDHSTPNSAALWLRPFEGPFPMPPGVTYSVHGHTPVQSPARVGNHLYIDLGAHETGRLAVAEATPYGLPQITVLCGRGEPGKARKYPQFGEPIPVQVVELPGTATR
- a CDS encoding metallophosphoesterase; its protein translation is MTRSLTRRRFLRALTGGGLTLAAAGGLGVAQAQTLGLTSHTRPLPGLRAPVRVAFLSDLHFGLYVGPGQVRRWVEATMSARPDLILLGGDQLDRRADQGAADLLSELARLRAPLGVYGVWGNHDYGSFGRYASVYYGAARDDWSPRRSALEEEFRRSGVPILRNQGVTLRDDLHLGGVDDLWNGTPDVHRALAGAGERATILVSHNPDVLPDLPRPAGLVLSGHTHGGQVRLPLLGAPVVPSRYGQRYAMGWVEGAHATPAYVSRGLGTSGIPLRNLCPPEIVLLTLHPA
- the speA gene encoding biosynthetic arginine decarboxylase, which encodes MTATNPLNTPFTTVDAAELYQVPNWSGGWFRVSEKGAVEVTPSPGLHAPLRSIVDEIVERGESLPVILRFPQVITGRVKHLNESFQAAIQEYGYGGHYQGVFPIKVNQRRVVVESVAAAGYDYAHGLEAGSKAELALCLAQKMHPDALLCCNGFKDDGFIKLALWGRTLGKNVVITIEKYSELDRILKQAKALGVRPAMGVRFKLHARGSGQWEESGGDQAKFGLNAYELLRVVERLREEDMLDTLVMLHTHIGSQITDIRRVKVAVREATQTYAGLVAAGAQLKYLNVGGGLGVDYDGSKTTFYASMNYTVKEYAADIVYTVQEVCKARSVPDPVIVSESGRALTAHHAVLIMPVVDVTGPTRDLEDLAPADENSHQIVKDMEEILVNITGRNYRESYNDAVGDKQTLHNLFDLGYVTLPDRARGEALFNAILRKIAKLIQHEKYVPDELEDLQKVLADKYICNFSLFQSLPDNWAIQALFPIVPLDRLNEKPTRQATIVDITCDSDGKIEKFIDLRDVKATLPLHEPGDRPYYLGAFLMGAYQDVLGSAHNLFGKVSEAHVTVRPGGRFNIDLFVRGQKARRMIESMGYEEPMLRDAIEDQADAALKTKTLAPGQEQELLEDYGEELLGYTYLEYEES